The Terriglobus roseus region CCGAACCATCCACGGTATCTGCTTACCGACCCGTGGGTCGGCTATCGCCTGAATCCTAATCCCGAGGAGTGATTCAGCCCTGCGTGATTTTGCGGCGGCAGTATTGTTTGGTTCTGCACGATGCAAATATTGGCCCTGTGTCTCGGAGCTCTCCATTAACGACCAACATCCGGTGGGGCGTGTGGCAGCCACGCAAGAGGATAGGAGCATAAGCGAATCCGCCTTAGGATTAGTATTCGCACGGAGATCCATTTAGTGTGAAAGGGCCAAGAGCTTTAGTTCTTTGCTTGACAGCAATGCGAACCTTATCTACTCTTCAGCCATGCAACCGTTCGCACTTCGTTGTTGTAGCTCCCGATAGGTACACACCTGCGGTTGAGCTTATTCACGCCCGAATATAGCAAAACTCCAAATACTTCTATAACTAACTGACTGTCGATCGCGCGGCGTCTCCTTGCGCTGTGCTCGCTCTTGCCCTTCACAGTTCTTGATGAAGTTTGCTGAATTCTCTAGATACAGGCTAGGGAATTCGTTTTGCGGACCTATGGGGAAAGCTCGAAGCACGTGCGCCCTTGATGCCGGGATACCACCGACGTTCAGAAGGAAAGCCACAATGCACTTGTAGGAAGAGGGGAGACGATGGCCTACTCCAATGCAGAACCGCTAACTGAACGAAAGAAGAGACGACAGAACACGGGTAGGGTTTCTACTTCCGAGGACCGAGATCTCGCCGCAGCGTTACGTTCCTCGATCCTTCGGATCGAACGGAACATCCGCAAACGTTCGCGGTCAATGGGGCGTTCCGCAATTGAGCTTCATGTCCTGGAGGCACTTGATCGACACCCTGGGATCACGCAATCGGAGCTGGCGCAACTTGAACACATGAGCCGGCCGTCGATGGGGGCGCACATCAGAAAGCTGCATGAGTGCGGATACATAAGGATTGCTTCGATGAAAAAAGTCAGCGCTGGAAATCCAGCCCAGCTTCACCTGACAAATCGCGGCCGGGCCTTCGTGCGCAGAGCAGCAAACCCGGGGAGAGATTGGCTGACACAACGTCTCGCTCTGCTCAAGGTGAGCGAGCATAAGCAGCTGTCACTTGCGCTCGACTCGCTTCAATCAATCATTGCGGATAAGTAAACGGTCGTTGACCGCTATTGAAGTTTTCAATTCACCAGTGCACTAGGAGAAATGTGAATGGGAAGTAGATCAAGGAAGTATGCTCTAGCGTTGGCGACGGTTGCCATGGGAATCCTTTCTGCAGTTGGAACTGCGTATGCTCAGGAAGCTCAGGCCAATCGTGGTCGCCCAGCGCAGACCGAGACCGATGTTCCGAAAGGACCGACACCACGTCTTGGAACTCACCCGAATTTGTCAGGGTACTGGACCACATCGCGCTCGGCAAAAGACAAACCCATAGGGAATCTCGGCAAGGATTATCCGGGCTACAAACTCCCGTTTACACCTGCAGGCGACGCGGCGCACAAATACAACGTGGAGCACACCGTCGATCCGGAGGCATTGTGCATTCTCGGAGGCATTCCACGGCACAACGCGAGCGGCCTTGGATTCCAGCTATTGCAGGGCGAAGATCAAACTGCTTTCCTTTATGGATATACGACCTATCGCTTTGTCCCCGTCGATGGGCGAAAACATGCCGATGATCCGGATCCCACATACTTCGGAGAAGAGATAGGTTCTTGGGACGGCGATACCTTTGTCATTGATTCGGTTGGATTCAAAGGGACGCAGACGTGGGCCGACGAGAATGCAGATCCGCACAGCGATCAACTTCACGTTGTCGAGCGTTGGACCAGGCCAGACCTCGGACATCTTCATTTGGAGATGATCGTAGAAGATCCAAAGTTCTATACCGAGCCGATCCACTTTCAACGCACCTGGCTTCTTGGGAAAGCAGGGCAGCAGGTGCATGAATTCGCTTGCAGTGAGAACAACGTAGATGCACCGCATATTGGCCCCGGGCCAGGATTTATTGGGCCAGATGGTCAAAGGGGATATGAGAATCTGGCTCCCTTGCCGCCGCCACCCTCCAAAAATCATCCAGCGGTCACCTCCATTCCTGAATAGGACGACCTGATTTTCGCTATGAATCTCATACTGCTCGCCCGCGTCAGACCATATCAACTCATGATGGTTACACGTATCTTGTCTTCTTCCGGTTGTTGTCGCTAGTTGTGCGCTGTTGAGGTGATGGCAGGTGTGTCACTGCCATCATCTCCGGACGCCTTCATCCCGCGTGTCGCTTCCTGTCAAGGAACAATTCATCGCTATTCCCGCGCTCAACGCGTGCGGAACAAGAGCGTGCGTGCATTGCCGGAAAGGCCAACGTAGACGGAAACACTTGAAAAGGAGATTCGTGATGCTAGATCGAAGAATGTCAATAATTTCGGGGGTGGCGGTTGCGTACGTTCTTGGAAGTGGACTGCTCTCGTCCCACGCTCAAACAAACTACGGCAGTGTCCGCGGAGTCGTTAAGGATTCCCAAGGCGCAAGCATCACGAATGCGAAGGTCACTCTCACGTCAGAGAGAACCCATACGACTCGTGACGTTTCTACCAACGGAGGAGGTATCTATTTTTTTGGATCACTTGATCCGGGCCGATACACCGTTCGCGTGGTCAGCGACGGATTCAAGACAAGTGAAACAAATGTTGCGGTGGCCATTGGTGCTACCGCCTCGGTTGATGTGTCGCTGGTGGCTGGTGGCTCTGACCAGTCGGTCACAGTCACTGCAACTTCCGAAGAGGTCCCTAACCGAACGAACGCGACGAACGGACAACTCTTCGATGAGCGAAAACTGCAAGATCTTCCCAATCTAGGACGCAATCCATTCATTATGGATAAGCTCGACAATAATGTCGTTCCTACTGGGAATCCGCAGCAAGCACGTGCGGAAGATCAGAACATGACCTCGTCTGTTTCTATTGCCGGAGCGCCTATCGGAACAAACGGATACGTTGTGGATGGAATTCCTACTTCGACGTCAGCTGGGATTGTGACTTTTATTCCTTCTCTCGAAGCGGTGACGGAAGTTAAGGTTCAAGCCAATACGTATGACGCAGAAGCCGGTCGGGTTGGAGGAGGCCTCTATAACGCCACGCTCAAATCGGGTAGCGGTCGTCTTCACGGAGTCCTATACGGCGAAACACGGCAGACAGGATGGAGCGCCAATAGCTTCTATAGCAATCTGACCGGTGCACCGCGTCCCGGACAAGCGACTTACCTTTATACCGGGGCTTTGGGAGGTCCGCTTCCCATCGACAAGATCCCGGGTATCGAACGTGTTCCTCTGATTCGCGGAAAGTATTTCTTTTGGGTGAGTGAGGATGGATATCGGCAACAGCAGCCTTACGCAGCGAGCAGCACGGCAGTATTCGTCCCTAGCGCTGCGGAGCGCGTTGGAGATTTCACTGCAGAAGGCAATCCCGGTCGCATAGAGCCCATTCTCTATGATCCGACGACCTACCCACGGAAACAGATCGTCGGTCTTAAGAATGGAGTATCCACGCCGAACTATATCCCGGGCAGTGGCCTAACTCTCAACGCGATTGGGCAGTACATTGCGAATGCGTATCCTCCGCCCAATGTGACATTGAACACTTCGCAAGCGTACGGTACGGGGAACCGAGCGCTTCCGTACGATTCGCTCAAAACCCGGTCTGATATGTACAGCGGCAAGCTTGATCACCAATTCAATGATCGCTGGAACGCCGCCGCTTCCTATGTTCACCTGGCGACGCAAGAGCCGAGCGGAAGTGTGCTTCATGTGGCCGCGCAGGGAACTGGTGTCCTGACGCGATACATCGATGCGACTGCCGTGAACAACACGATCGTGCTGAGCCCGACGACCCTCTTAAATGTTGCGTATGGTTTCAATCGTTACTACAGCACCTCGCCGCAATATTCCAGCGGTTTCAATCAAGCAAATGGGTTTGGCGGGATTGGTTTCCCGGCAGGTTTCGTGAGCCAACTCCAGTCCGAAAGCTTTCCTACGATCTCTCCAAGTGGAGCAGCTACTCTTGGCGGTGCAAACAGCGGTCCCACAATCAACTACTCACGCAATTTCGTCGTAGGACTTACGAAAACAGTGGGGAAGCATAACCTGAAGGCGGGCTACGTATACCGTGCGTTGAGGCTGTATACACAGAGCTTCTCGGGTGGTAACGGCAGCTATATCTTCAATGGCCAATACACTTCCGCCAACGGAGCAAGTGCGACGACGGCAGCGGGAAGCTCGATTGCTGATCTTCTTCTTGGGGCTCCGTCCGCCGCATCCATCACCATCAATGCTCCCAACACGTTACAGCGTGCTAACTATAACGCCATCTATGTTCAGGATGATCTGAGAGCGACCAACGATCTCACCTTGAACGTTGGTGTTCGGTTTGAGTTTGAGCCGGGTCAGGATGAGGCACACAATCGCAACATCGTCGGGTTTGATCGATCGGTTAACAATCCGTTGCCGACGACAGGCTCGCCACTTCGCGGAGGCGTAATGTTTGCGGGGCAAAACGGATACACCACACGGTGCTGCTCTTACGGTGCAGTGAAGGTGTCGCCTCGATTCGGTGTGGCATATTCTTTCGATCGACGAACAGTGATCCGCGGCGGGTTTGGGTTGTTCTACTCACCCGTTGCGCTGACGAATTATTCCCCAGGCTACAGTCAGACAACCACTTACTCGACAACGAACTTGACCGGGGCGGTCGCGGCGAGCAGTC contains the following coding sequences:
- a CDS encoding MarR family winged helix-turn-helix transcriptional regulator, which gives rise to MAYSNAEPLTERKKRRQNTGRVSTSEDRDLAAALRSSILRIERNIRKRSRSMGRSAIELHVLEALDRHPGITQSELAQLEHMSRPSMGAHIRKLHECGYIRIASMKKVSAGNPAQLHLTNRGRAFVRRAANPGRDWLTQRLALLKVSEHKQLSLALDSLQSIIADK
- a CDS encoding carboxypeptidase-like regulatory domain-containing protein; translated protein: MSIISGVAVAYVLGSGLLSSHAQTNYGSVRGVVKDSQGASITNAKVTLTSERTHTTRDVSTNGGGIYFFGSLDPGRYTVRVVSDGFKTSETNVAVAIGATASVDVSLVAGGSDQSVTVTATSEEVPNRTNATNGQLFDERKLQDLPNLGRNPFIMDKLDNNVVPTGNPQQARAEDQNMTSSVSIAGAPIGTNGYVVDGIPTSTSAGIVTFIPSLEAVTEVKVQANTYDAEAGRVGGGLYNATLKSGSGRLHGVLYGETRQTGWSANSFYSNLTGAPRPGQATYLYTGALGGPLPIDKIPGIERVPLIRGKYFFWVSEDGYRQQQPYAASSTAVFVPSAAERVGDFTAEGNPGRIEPILYDPTTYPRKQIVGLKNGVSTPNYIPGSGLTLNAIGQYIANAYPPPNVTLNTSQAYGTGNRALPYDSLKTRSDMYSGKLDHQFNDRWNAAASYVHLATQEPSGSVLHVAAQGTGVLTRYIDATAVNNTIVLSPTTLLNVAYGFNRYYSTSPQYSSGFNQANGFGGIGFPAGFVSQLQSESFPTISPSGAATLGGANSGPTINYSRNFVVGLTKTVGKHNLKAGYVYRALRLYTQSFSGGNGSYIFNGQYTSANGASATTAAGSSIADLLLGAPSAASITINAPNTLQRANYNAIYVQDDLRATNDLTLNVGVRFEFEPGQDEAHNRNIVGFDRSVNNPLPTTGSPLRGGVMFAGQNGYTTRCCSYGAVKVSPRFGVAYSFDRRTVIRGGFGLFYSPVALTNYSPGYSQTTTYSTTNLTGAVAASSLGSGGYLSNPFPSGLLQPTGNSLGYLTGVGGAITAIDSARRYPFVQQYSVDLQRELPARVLFKIGYVGARARNFPNTVNINQLPNSALAGANGTSLATSVTNPFYASSVGGYPSTGVVAQKTVPRAQLLLPFPQFTSVTLSESNGYSRYNSLAIKAERNVGKNLVLLATYTWSSNWDSIYSSISAPATSNNLNATSGPQDNTNTDAEYARASDNVPNRFTFVVQYNLPFGRGRTFLGNANRWVDAVIGGWQINDETILQDGGPLTITQTNLNSASQFGTTGVGGSVQRPNLVPGIPIAKSGRPQRRLGPQQNGTETYFNTAAFTVAPAYTYGNAPRTLPVYGPGYSNSDISLNKSFPFGERVNVQFRAEALNAFNTPEFAAPVAVLPVNTATQTVISGSTFGQITSQINYSRIIQLGGRLSF